A single Phragmites australis chromosome 4, lpPhrAust1.1, whole genome shotgun sequence DNA region contains:
- the LOC133915771 gene encoding protein FAR1-RELATED SEQUENCE 5-like isoform X2 encodes MERGAGSEQGSPESEMGDGDNDSVGYGAEMDVDAGSGSAGAAPASSASASAYAARAGAYDGVDPFEGMEFDDEEDAWTFYNVYAHRVGFSTRISVMHRSRRDGTVMSRQFVCAKEGFRTYRGKNEGARSDAGAGDEDSGRGRRTRAVTRVGCKAMIRVKKQDNGRWTVTKLETAHNHPLVPANQVHCLRPHKPLSECGKQRAFGGHRNGGTLLAIEPPPTPLTPPVPHTSIAHVVPQYVSDDIGNGTRVILDYVKRMQSEDPAFFYAMQFVEGHPVGNVFWADARAQMAYKDFGDAVVLDDYCKRSKHELPLVVFTGVNHHCQPVLFCCAIIADNTEASFVWLFETFLLAMSGQHPASLTMEHDSAVQSAASKVFPLTRLQFCKWHIMNEAQDKLSHFLNAFPSFHEGFVNCINMADTIDEFEANWKALISKVSSQNSEWLDSMYNCRHQWVPVYLRDTFFGDVSLKHQCASRSSLFEGYISAKTDSQSFIQQYEKALDCCYEKEVKEEFDTKYSLPDIKTSSPIEKQGAELYTKSMFLKFQQELINASVSTAAMVKEKGNVSIYKVTKSEGSEKPFTVEFSSSESSATCSCRMFEYFGIVCRHILTVFGARGVSALPSQYFLKRWTKNAMDRSSNKKVGEISRVEPKEEQRSSAEDGEQSPTWRYNSLCREALRYAEEGASSLEVYIVAMQALQVAANRVDMAKRGFGQVAPLAVMPIAAQPPESFGKIQEICSSKQKKRKRNPNNSRENSTSNQLMYAQQPDNFLFVAPGSSSASQGPSQLIAAAPISSSTQYGQTSASAHSSGNVEGGETKSTGAVSQIKESHELSQANGNRGCSVNTLNASAAPQLVTVPIGLCLPSMDGSKISAAGMNSVHSGDISSNGKVSLGLHQCQSSAQQSTTHSQTKTLDSIDSRANPEGSSIRAAAIAAGARIASPSDAASIIKAAQSKGAIHIKPGENLPNYLKPLAPKPLSSLPLVNTPNWAHASPGHMQSGQCSFGDSAAAKDAIFGSTDGSDNDEYDDDTDDDEDEELTSDEAEQE; translated from the exons atggagaGAGGGGCGGGGAGCGAGCAGGGGTCGCCCGAGAGCGAAATGGGCGACGGGGACAACGACAGCGTCGGCTACGGCGCGGAGATGGATGTGGACGCCGGGAGCGGCTCGGCcggggcggcgccggcgagctCGGCCTCGGCGTCGGCGTACGCGGCCCGCGCCGGCGCGTACGACGGCGTCGACCCGTTCGAGGGCATGGAGttcgacgacgaggaggacgcCTGGACGTTCTACAATGTGTACGCCCACCGCGTCGGGTTCAGCACCAGGATTAGCGTCATGCACCGGTCGCGGCGGGACGGCACCGTAATGTCGCGCCAGTTCGTCTGCGCCAAGGAAGGGTTCCGCACCTACCGCGGGAAGAACGAGGGTGCCCGTTCCGATGCTGGCGCCGGCGATGAGGATAGTGGGAGGGGCCGGCGGACACGGGCTGTCACGAGGGTTGGCTGCAAGGCCATGATCCGGGTGAAGAAGCAGGACAACGGCCGGTGGACTGTGACCAAGCTGGAGACTGCACATAACCATCCCCTGGTCCCTGCAAACCAGGTGCATTGTCTGCGCCCGCACAAGCCACTGTCAGAGTGTGGAAAGCAGCGGGCCTTTGGGGGCCATCGAAATGGTGGTACTCTTCTGGCCATTGAGCCGCCGCCAACACCTCTTACGCCGCCTGTGCCTCACACAAGCATAGCTCATGTGGTTCCCCAGTATGTTTCGGATGATATTGGAAATGGTACTCGAGTAATTTTGGATTATGTCAAACGCATGCAATCTGAAGATCCAGCGTTCTTTTATGCCATGCAGTTTGTCGAGGGGCATCCTGTAGGGAATGTCTTTTGGGCTGATGCGAGAGCTCAGATGGCATACAAAGACTTTGGAGATGCCGTTGTCTTGGATGACTACTGCAAAAGGAGCAAGCATGAACTTCCACTTGTCGTTTTTACTGGAGTCAATCACCATTGCCAGCCAGTCCTATTTTGTTGTGCCATCATTGCAGATAACACTGAGGCATcttttgtttggttgtttgaGACATTTCTCTTGGCAATGTCTGGTCAACACCCTGCCTCTCTTACCATGGAGCATGATAGTGCTGTACAATCAGCTGCTTCGAAGGTTTTTCCTCTAACTAGGCTCCAATTTTGCAAGTGGCACATCATGAATGAAGCGCAGGATAAGCTATCACATTTCCTGAATGCATTCCCATCCTTTCATGAGGGCTTTGTCAATTGTATCAACATGGCTGACACAATTGATGAGTTTGAAGCAAATTGGAAGGCATTAATTTCTAAGGTCAGCTCTCAAAACAGTGAATGGCTTGACTCAATGTACAATTGCCGGCATCAATGGGTCCCAGTTTACTTGAGGGATACATTCTTTGGGGATGTGTCATTAAAGCATCAGTGTGCAAGCAGGAGTTCATTATTTGAAGGTTACATCAGTGCCAAAACTGATTCACAGTCATTCATTCAGCAGTACGAAAAAGCTTTGGACTGTTGTTATGAGAAAGAGGTGAAGGAAGAATTTGATACAAAATATTCACTTCCGGATATCAAGACATCATCTCCTATTGAGAAGCAAGGAGCAGAGTTATACACAAAGTCAATGTTTTTGAAATTCCAACAGGAATTGATCAATGCCTCTGTTTCCACTGCTGCAATGGTAAAAGAGAAGGGCAATGTTTCCATTTATAAAGTGACCAAATCTGAAGGAAGTGAGAAGCCTTTTACAGTTGAATTCAGTTCTTCTGAAAGTTCTGCGACTTGTAGCTGTCGGATGTTTGAATATTTTGGTATTGTCTGTAGGCACATACTTACTGTGTTTGGTGCACGAGGTGTATCTGCACTTCCTTCacagtattttttaaaaagatggACAAAAAATGCCATGGATAGAAGCTCAAACAAGAAAGTTGGTGAAATTAGCAGAGTTGAGCCCAAGGAGGAGCAAAGAAGTAGCGCTGAAGATGGTGAGCAATCTCCGACATGGCGTTACAACAGTTTGTGTCGTGAAGCGCTTAGATATGCTGAAGAGGGAGCATCATCATTAGAGGTTTATATTGTAGCAATGCAGGCTCTTCAAGTGGCTGCTAACCGGGTTGATATGGCCAAGAGAGGTTTTGGACAGGTAGCACCATTAGCGGTGATGCCAATTGCAGCCCAACCACCAGAAAGTTTTGGAAAAATCCAGGAGATATGTTCTAGTAagcaaaagaagagaaaaaggaatccAAACAACTCAAGGGAGAACTCCACATCAAATCAACTTATGTATGCGCAACAACCTgataattttctttttgttgctcCTGGTTCATCAAGTGCTTCACAAGGGCCTAGTCAGCTAATTGCTGCTGCTCCCATTTCTTCGAGTACCCAGTATGGACAAACATCAG CATCAGCACATTCTTCAGGAAATGTGGAAGGAGGAGAAACAAAATCTACAGGGGCTGTTTCACAAATAAAAGAG AGCCATGAACTATCCCAAGCTAATGGTAACAGGGGATGCAGTGTAAATACATTAAACGCTAGTGCTGCACCACAGCTCGTGACTGTTCCTATTGGATTGTGCCTTCCGTCCATGGATGGCTCCAAGATATCTGCAG CTGGTATGAATTCTGTACATTCCGGAGATATCAGTAGCAACGGTAAGGTGTCACTTGGTCTTCATCAATGTCAGTCATCTGCACAACAGTCAACTACACATTCACAGACAAAAACACTTGACAGTATTGATTCTCGGGCAAATCCTGAGGGTTCTTCTATAAGGGCCGCAGCCATTGCAGCTGGTGCACGCATTGCGTCTCCATCTGATGCAGCTTCAATCATAAAAGCGGCACAGTCGAAAGGTGCCATCCACATTAAGCCTGGGGAAAACCTCCCGAATTACCTGAAACCATTAGCACCAAAACCGCTCTCCTCGCTACCACTGGTGAACACACCCAACTGGGCACATGCATCCCCTGGCCATATGCAGTCGGGACAGTGTAGCTTTGGTGATTCCGCAGCAGCCAAGGACGCAATTTTTGGTTCCACAGATGGCAGTGACAACGATGAGTACGATGATGACActgatgacgatgaagatgaggagCTAACCAGCGATGAGGCAGAACAAGAATGA